In the Solanum pennellii chromosome 5, SPENNV200 genome, one interval contains:
- the LOC107019715 gene encoding uncharacterized protein LOC107019715: MLKVANPESKTTLSLDENGRFQYFFVSYVAWIISFQEMRKVIAVDGTFLRSKYGGVLLSAVAQDAKNHIFSVALCVVDKESKTYDICEFNDHFNQIRDLVPKAAEALERIGFHTRSRAFCLGNIYNIMTSNITKSVNAIFDVEREFSIVALFDEINRRFALLFHQRHMKLVHSANRFVPSLEKDISEYVNAGNKLLAHQIANYKFSVTGHGDVATVDLLRRTCTCRIFDLAKIPCPHAIAAIRSQHGDDFGNQIYLYSSPYYSVKKYIMTYCQKIHPVPIEDSWIVPLDITQRKIPPPYVDPSKPRRRTYKRRRGVGKSFQTKKISVQYVGILATKELHVQIEMPHKKC; the protein is encoded by the exons GTTGCTTGGATAATTAGTtttcaagaaatgagaaaagtaaTAGCCGTTGATGGTACATTTCTAAGAAGCAAGTATGGAGGAGTTCTGCTATCAGCGGTGGCACAAGATGCCAAGAATCATATATTTTCAGTGGCTTTATGTGTCGTGGACAAGGAat CAAAGACGTACGATATATGTGAGTTCAATGaccatttcaatcaaataagagATTTGGTACCAAAGGCCGCTGAAGCTCTTGAACGTATTGGATTTCACACAAGGAGTAGGGCATTTTGCCTGGGAAATAT ATATAACATTATGACGTCAAACATCACAAAATCGGTGAATGCTATATTTGATGTTGAAAGAGAATTTTCTATTGTCgctctatttgatgaaataaataggAGATTTGCATTGTTATTTCACCAGAGGCATATGAAACTGGTGCACTCCGCAAATAGATTTGTTCCTTCACTTGAAAAAGACATATCAGAGTATGTCAACGCGGGCAACAAGTTGTTGGCCCATCAAATCGCTAACTACAAGTTCAGTGTCACTGGTCATGGAGATGTTGCTACTGTGGATCTACTAAGAAGAACTTGTACTTGTAGAATTTTTGATTTGGCCAAAATACCTTGTCCACATGCCATAGCAGCGATTCGATCCCAACATGGTGATGATTTTGGAAATCAGATTTACTTGTACTCGTCTCCATATTATTCAgtgaaaaaatacataatgacATATTGTCAGAAAATTCACCCGGTGCCAATTGAAGATTCTTGGATTGTCCCTTTGGATATCACACAGAGAAAAATACCTCCTCCATATGTTGATCCAAGTAAACCCAGAAGAAGGACATATAAGAGACGGCGTGGAGTTGGTAAAtcatttcaaacaaaaaaaataagtgttcAGTATGTAGGGATTTTAGCCACAAAAGAACTACATGTCCAAATCGAAATGCCTCATAAGAAGTGTTAA